From Rhodothermales bacterium:
GGTTCCTAGCGTCCTCGTAAATCAGAGGTTGCCGATCATCATGCCGGACCTTCGATACCGCGCCTCGAGCGAGGAAATGATGGACGACCCCACGGTCTCCATAGAGATCCTCGAGAAAGCCCTCCTTGAACTGCCTCGGATCAACCGTTGGCTCGGAGGCTACCGGGCGACACTGCGAACACTGGACGCCTACTGGCGGGTCGCCAGGCCGACGACGCTCCGCGTTCTTGACGTGGGAACTGGCATCGGTGACTATGCTGTACGCATTGTCGAATGGGGACTGCTGCGAGGAATTGACATTCATCTGACTGCGCTGGATCTGAATCCCGACACCATCCGGTTCGCGCGGCGCACAGCCGAGTTGAATCTCCCTCCGGCCGTTCGCTCACGTATCGAGTTTACAGAAGGCGATGCACTCAATCTTGACTGGCCACCCGCGTCGTTTGATATCTGTACGTCCGCACTATTCTTTCACCATCTCAGTGAGGAGGACTGTGCGTCCGTGCTGGAGCAAATGCTGTTGCTGTCGTCAGCGGGCGTAATTGTCAATGACATCCAGAGGAATGTAATCGCCTATTACGGGATCCTCCTTGCAACCAGAGTATTGCCATTCTCCACGATGGTTCGACATGATGCGCCGGTCTCGGTTCGGCGCGCATTTCATCGATCTGAGATAGAAGCGTTCGGCATCCAGGCCGGCCTGTCGCAGCCGACGGTCCGCTGGCACTGGGCGTTCAGGTGGATTCTGACTAACCTTCCGCAGCGCTGACACCATGCAGTACGACGCAGTAGTGATTGGCGCCGGCCCTGCCGGCAGTTCTGCGGCGATTGCGCTGGCGAGGACAGGTGCAAGTGTGTGCCTCGTGGACAAGGATTCCTTTCCGCGGCACAAGCTGTGCGGCGAGTTTCTGTCCGGTGATGGAACGGCGCATCTTCGGCAACTCGATGTGGAGGAGGGCCTTCTGGCGGCAGGAGCCGTCCCCGTCAATCGATGCCTCGTGTCGTCGGTCGATGGTGTGACCTTCGACGCCTCACTTCCGGGAAAACCGCTGTCAATCAGTCGATTGCTGTTCGACGAGACATTGATCAAGGAGGCGGAACGGTCGGGAGTGACAGCCCGGCTCGGCATGGAGGCCACTGCTGTTACAGGTACCCTTTCTGACGGCTTCCAGATTCACGTCGCCAACGAAGTGCTTGAGGCCAGAGTGGTCCTCTGCGCGTTCGGCCGGTCGAGCAGTCTCGAAAGGAAACTCGGGAGGACAACGACGAACGCAGACGCTGATCCGCTGGTCGCGTTCAAGGCGCACTATGAAGGCCCGTTTGATTCGGGCGTCGTCGAGCTTCATTCCTTCCGTGGAGGCTATTGCGGAATACAACGCATAGAGCGTGGCCTCGTCAATGTGTGCTGGATCGCCCGGGCCAGCATCCTCCGGACTGCAGGCGGCAAACCGAACGACATGATTGAGGCCGTATTTCCCGAGAACGATCTGCTGGCCGATCGGCTATCCGCTCTTGAGAGAGTGAACGACGGATTTCTTGCCGTAAGCCAGTTGAACTTTCGACCGCGCACGGCGATTGAGGGTGACCTTCTTTTCGTGGGGGATAGCGCCGGTATGATCGCACCCATGTGTGGTGACGGTATGTCGATGGCGATCTCGGGAGGCGTGCATGTGGCCCGGCTCGTCGAGGCCTATCTGGGTGCGCGCCTTGACGCAGACCAGATGAAGGAGCAATACAGGGTTGGCTGGCGGCGGACATATCGCACGCGAATGTGGATCGGCAGATACCTTCACCTGGGATACGAGCGGACATCAGTGAGCCGGATGGGTATCGGGCTGTGTGCTCGATTTCCAGCCGTCGGCGATTGGCTGATCCGCGCCACGCGCGGCTGAAATCTCTTACCGGGCCGGCTCCGCGCCCGGGACGAGCGGCGAGGCGAGGAGGGCCATGAGTTCAGGCATTAGTGAGCTGAGCTCTACATCCGGCAGGGATTTGCCCATGAGGTGTATCGGGCGTCGGTGAAGTTCCGCCAGATCCATGATTCGATGAGAGACGTGCACGAAGTCCGCGAACGAGGTCGGTATCTCTATCACGCTGCGTCCCGATGCGACGATCGACAGCGTGCGGTCATCGATTGCAACATGATCTACATCCGACCAGGGGAATGCAGTTGCTTTCTGCGAGTGATTGTAGCCCATGATCATGTGCGGCGACATCTTGATGCACCACACATGGCTCTGTAGTCCGAGCAGTCGGACACCGGTGACTGCGGCAGCACTGAGTGCGATCAGGACGAGCGACAGCAGCATCAGTTCTTGACCAAGCGCATAGAGGCCAGCGAGCGAACCCAGAAAGACGGCAACGGAAATGGCCGCTGCAATCGTCGTTGAGTGCATGGCGACCTGCTGACGCAGGCGCCCATGAACCTCCTCACTATCATATATTTCGATCCAGGGACTCATTTCCAGGCGTGCATTTCTGTGGGTATCGCTGGAATCTTCGTCCGTTCAAGCCATTTCTGAAATATTGCTGCCCGGGAACGGTCGGTTGGTCCATCCGTCCCATCTAGAAGGCCACCAGATACACACGATGCCCCTCCAATTGGACATGATGGAACCGGCCGAGACGACGCAGCGCGCCTCGGGCCATACGCCTTTGATGCGGCAATACTTTCGTATCAAGGAGCGCCATCCCGGTGCTATCCTCCTTTTCCGGATGGGCGACTTCTACGAGACCTTCGACACGGACGCAGTGAAGGTCAGTCAGCTCCTGGGCATAACGCTCACTCGGCGCTCGAACGGCAAGGCGGCCGACGTGCCATTGGCGGGCTTTCCCCACCATGCCCTCGACACGTATCTCCCGCGGCTCGTACGTGCTGGAGAGCGTGTTGCTATCTGCGAGCAGCTCGAGGATCCTTCCAAAACGAAAAAGATCGTCAAGCGTGACGTGATCGAAGTGGTTACGCCGGGCGTGTCGTTCCGTGATCAACTGCTTGAGCCCAACCAGTCCAATTATCTCGCGTCCGTGTGCTGGTCGCGTCGGAAGGACAGAAATGATGTCGGTTTTGCCTTTGTTGACATCTCAACGGGTGAATTCGGTGTGACGGAAGTTCCAGCGGAGCAGCTCTCCGAGATGATCGAGTCCATTTCACCCTCCGAAATCCTCGTTGAGAAGTCGTTTAGTGCATCGGTCGAAATGGTTCGCAACACCGAGGCCCTCGTGACGACAGTCGACGATTGGGTTCTTTCGTTTGACTATGCGTACGAGGTGCTTGTCGAGCACTTCGGAACGCATTCTCTGAAGGGATTCGGGGTCGATGATCTGGAACTGGGAATCCGTGCCGCCGGAGCCGCGCTTCACTATCTGGGCGAAACGCAGAAGGGCGCCGTGCCCCATATCAGGCACCTCTCGCGGTACTCGAGCCAGGACTACATGCTGCTCGATCCTCAGACCCGCAGGAATCTCGAACTCGTTGCCTCGATGTACGGACCGGGAAGCGAGGGCAGCCTCATCGGGATCCTGGACCGCACCCAGACGCCCATGGGAGCGAGATTGCTGCGCAAGTGGATACTGCGCCCGTTGACAGATGTCTCGCACATCACTGAACGACTGGATGCCGTCGACGCACTGTACGAACGGGAAAAGGTCCGGTCAGGGCTTCATATAGAATTGGCGTCGGTCGGGGATCTCGAGAGGTTGGCGGTGCGCGCCAGTACCGGACGCGCCAGTCCGCGCGAACTGAGCGAGGTGGCCCGTGCCCTGGCCCGGATCCCGGCGGTGACGTCGCTGCTGAACGACGTGAATAACGACGCCATTGCAGAGATCTGCGGTAGTCTCGATCCGTGCAGCGACCTCGTCGAACATATCGCGGAAGTGCTTGCTGAAGATCTGCCCGCCTCTGCGGCCGACGGAGGCGTCATCCGGGTCGGACACAACGCGGAACTCGATGAGCTCCGGGAGATGGCGCGTTCCAGCAAGGAATGGCTCGCAAGACTTCAGGCCCGAGAGGCGACGAGAACCGGTATCACTTCACTGAAGATCGGATTCAACCGAGTGTTCGGGTACTACCTCGAGATCACGAACACGCACAAGGACAAGGTCCCGGATGACTACATCCGCAAGCAGACTCTTGTCAATGCAGAGCGGTACATCACGCCCGAGCTCAAGGAGTATGAAGAGAGGATTCTAACGGCGGAGGAGAGAACCCTTGCGCTCGAGACAGAGCTGTTCTCTCAATTGCGATCACACGTGGCAGGACATACAGAGGTTCTTCAGCGCAACGCACAACTCCTGGCCCGCCTGGATTGCCTCTTCAGTCTGGCAGAGGTCGCCCGACAGAATCAGTATGCGAAACCGGAGATCGATGATTCGCTTGCCCTCGATATCTGCGAAGGCCGCCATCCTGTAGTCGAGCAGTTGCTGCCGCTCGGCGAGCCGTTCATTCCAAATGACACGTTCGCCGATCCGGGTACCGAGCAGATTCTCGTGATCACGGGGCCAAATATGGCAGGGAAGAGCGTCGCGCTCCGCCAGGTCGGCCTCATCGTGCTCATGGCACAGGTGGGATCTTTCGTGCCGGCGAAATCGGCGAAGATCGGTGTGGTGGATCGGATTTTCACACGCGTCGGCGCATCCGACAATCTCGCCGCAGGAGAGAGTACGTTTCTCGTAGAGATGAACGAGACGGCGAACATCCTGAACAATGCGACACGGCGGTCACTGATTCTGCTGGACGAGGTGGGTCGTGGCACGAGCACGTTCGACGGTCTTTCTATCGCGTGGGCACTTGTTGAATATCTGCATGAACACGAACACGTCGCAGCGCGCACGCTGTTTGCAACGCACTATCACGAGCTCAATGAGCTGGCTGACAAACTCGATCGAGTACGGAACTACCGCGTGCAGGTCAAGGAGCACGATGGCAAAGTCATCTTCTTGCGGAAGCTTGTAGCGGGAGGCGCGGACCACTCCTACGGCATCGAGGTTGCGCGGATGGCCGGACTTCCGGCGGAGTTGATTCGCCGTGCAAGGTCAATTCTGCAGACGCTGGAAAGCCAGCACTTGCGGCCTGGGACAAAGGTGGAATTGGGCGGAACCGACGCGGTTGATTCGAGGGATCAGGATGAGGACCCGCGTTCAGAAAGTGACCGCCGTTCAACGGAAATTGCCGACGAAGTCAGGAGTGTGGATCTGGACCGTATGACACCTGTCGAGGCATTGATGAAGCTCGCTGATCTACGTGATCGAGCACGGCAATCTTGATCACCCGCTTTCTCCTCAGTACCCCTGCCATCCATGGTTGAACCGTTTCTCGGCATACATCCGCGACTCGACGAGTCGAATTTCATCGCTCCATCGGCAACCGTCATCGGCGACGTAACGGTTGGACGTGAGTCCAGCATCTGGTTTGGAGCCGTGCTGCGTGGAGACGTGAACTGGATCCGGATCGGCGAGTGCTCAAACGTTCAGGACAACGCGGTGGTGCACGTGACAAACCGCACCGCGCCGACGGAAATCGGCTCGTACGTTACAATCGGGCATCAGGCGGTCGTTCATGGGTGCACAGTCCACGACCGGGTCCTGCTTGGTATTGGATGTGTGATTCTTGATGGCGCCGAAATCGGCTCCGATACGATGGTAGGAGCTGGGGCGGTGGTCACTCCGATGACTGTCATTCCTCCGGGCTCACTCGTTGTCGGCGTGCCGGCGAAGGTCATCCGACCGCTATCCGAAGAGGAGAAGGCGGGAATCCGACGGAATGCCGAAAACTATGTGCGCTACAGCCGGATATATCTTGGTCTGGAGCGGCCTGACCGGAACCCGTTTTACGAATCGACGGGGGTTCCGCATGAGTTCAGAGCCGACGGCCTTTCCACTTCAGGTCCGGGGCAACGAGGAGGCTGACGGGCATCAATACGACGTATGCCGTCAGGAATAGCTCGAAGGGGATAAAAGCTCTCCAGGGTACGCTTGTTCGAATGCGCCGGGCAAATCTGGAAATCACCGCTGCATCCCCGGCTAACTTCATCAGGCAGCAGATGAGAGCGGGCACGGGCTCAAAGAAGAGGAGCAGAATGGGCAGAGCGTTTGCGGACCACGCCAGGATGTACAGGCCGTACGTGGACGGCGATGCGCGCAAGCCGCCCCGTGCCCAGCGTCGCCGCTGTGAGAACGCCTCCCTGAGCGTGTCTACCGGCTGCGTGACCATGAGGAGCGCGGGGTCGACGACCAATCGGGACCGATAGCCGGGCAGCCCGTCGATTGCTCGAAACAATTCGTAGTCTTCAGTGGGGCTTCTGGAAAAGGACTCGTAGCCGCCCAGTAGATCATACGGCTTTCGTTGGAAGCCCATGTTGAGCCCCATCGCCGTGATCGGACGGCCGGCGTGAGACGATGCTCCTGCAACGGCGAGAAGCAGCATCCAGTCAATCGTCTGAGTCTTGTCCTGGAGAGACTGGCCGGAAACCGTTGTCGGCCCGCCAATCGCCCCGACGCCAGCTCGGGTCAAATGCTGCGCCATGGACCGCACCCAGTGGCTCGGAGCTGTGCAGTCTGCATCCGTAGTGAGGATGACTCCTGCCAATGTCGACTCGATGCCTGCCGCAAGGGCGGCGGCCTTGCCGGGCTGCAGGCCGGCGGTGGCTGAATCGACAACTCGGATTCGCCCATCGCGCTGGGCGAATTCGTGCGCGACACCGGACGTGCCATCTTCGGAATAGTCGTTGACTACAACGATCCGCAACCGGTCAGCCGGGTAGTCCTGGGCCAGCAAAGCGTCCAGACAAACGGGGAGAATCTTCTCCTCATCTCGTGCCGCGACAACGACGGCAACGTGAGGCAGGACCGCATCCCCGATGGCGTCGCGGGGTATGATCTTCCGGCCAAGAAGGACTACAGCCATCAGCGCAGTCGCGAGGTATGCCGCGGTCGCGACAAGCAGCAAGATCAGCATGTTTCGCTCTTAGAGGATCTCAAACCGCCACCCTTCATCTTTCAATATCGGAAGCATCGCTTTGAGGGACGCAACCGTGTTTTGCACGACGTGAGGGTTCCAGCTGTCATGGAGGACGATGATGGATCCGTTTCGCACACGCCGGATGACTCTAGAAACAATCTTTCCTGCTGACACACCAGCCATGAAGTCACCGGGCATCACGTCCCACATCACGATCGCAAGTTCATTCTCCCTGGCCCATCGACGCGTCCCCTTTCGGAAACGACCGTAGGGAGGCCGAAAAAATCGAAGCGGACTTGATACCTGCGAGGAAAGAACGGAAAACCCCCGGTTAAGGTCAGCAAGAATAGTGGGGAGATCTACGCTCCACGCATCCAGATGGTCGAATCCGTGAAGGCCGATTCGATGACCGCCATCCTCGATACTCTTGACAGCCTCGGGCGAACCGGCAAGGTGCTTCCCCAGCAAAAAGAACGTAGCGGGGACATCGTATCTGTCGAGCACGTCAAGGATGCGAGGCGTCAAATGACGCGTCGGGCCGTCGTCAAAGGTGAGATAGAGCGAGGGCTCATCACCGCATTCGATTCGCCAGATGAGATCGACGTGAATATTCTTCGCCAGCGAGGGACCATACGCCGCGATCAAGTACTCCAGCCTCTGACGTCGTCTACTTCTCATTCTGTGTATGTGGATCGGACGCCGACGCGGGTGCCGATCGCGACTGACGGGGAGTTGCTCGTCCCTTCCACTTCGTCGGGATGAGCGTACCAAGCGGTGCCGTCACGAGTACGTAAGGGATGTAGAGGAGTTCGGCAGGGAGGAATACGCGGAGCAATCGTCCAAAGCCGAAATGGCGGCACACGGGAGCAACCGCCCGATAGTCCATCACTGATTTCACTGCCAGCGCGGCCAATGCAGCCGCAGCCAGATTCGTGGTCCAGAATCCGCTCAACAGGTACACGAACACGAGAATGAAGAACAAGAACACAGCAGTCAGCGCGAAACGATAGCCGGCAGGGAGATAGCCGACCATGGACACCCAGCGCATTCGTTGCAAAAAGAACCCGCTGATCGAATCCGCACCGTCTGTAGTGACCAGCGCCTCCGGCGAAGAACAGAACGCGACGCCGTACGGTGTGTTCTCATGAACGAAGTGCATGAGCAACTCGTCGGCGGCAGCAAAGTCGGTTGGAGGCAGCGAATCTGACATCTGTTGGTATAGCTCCCGTCGATACGCGGCATTCGCGCTGTTGCAGATCAGAGGCTTTCCAATTCCGATCGCACCCGCTCCAACGCTGATAAGGGACAGGAACTCAAGCGCCTCGATACTCTTGAGGAACCGGGACGTCCGGGTGTATGCAACGGGTCCAGCGACAAAGCCGACGCGCGGGTTCATAAAACTCAGCATGGATTGCAGCCACCCGGGCTGCACGAGGCAGTCTGCGTCGAGCGTAACAAGTACTTCCCCCGACGACTCTTCAATACCGCGGGCAAGTGCGGCTACTTTGCCTGAACCTCTACCGACCGGGTTCGACCGCACTAGCTTAAGCCGGTTGCCGACACCGCTGGACCGGGAAGCTATCGACTGGATAATCCCAGGTGTCGCGTCGGTGGAGCCATCGTCCACGACGATGACCTCGAAATCAGGGTAGTCGTTAACCAGAACGGACGTCAGACACGACTCGATACTGGTCTCTTCGTTACGCGCTGCGATGATGACCGACACGAGTGGTCGCCAAGTCGACGATCCGGCCTGTCTCAGGACGCTGCGTGTGCCGCTGGCAAGCCATTCGATCCCTGCAGCATACAGCAGGGCAACCAGTGCCATCAAGATGATGAGTCCTGCAGTGACGTTCACTTGTCTTTCTCCACGAGGTGCGGCGAGGATTCGTTAGCGACTGCGGCGGAGCGAAGTCGATATCGCGATATGAGCGGCGTCCCGAGAAGTGCCGGCAGAACAAGATTGATCACGAACAGCATGAGGGCTGCGCTGAAGCCCGTCGCTGCGCTCAGGCCGAGATGGCCGAAGAAGAAGGCTGCTGCTCCTTCTCTGATTCCCAGGTCAAGGAATGTGATCGGCGGAATGATGGATTTGGCGTGCAACGTCAGCAGCACCGCCATCCACGTGAGTCCAGGATGTCCTCCCGACGAGAAGGCGAACGAAAGGAATACAAACTGTCCGGCGTAGACCACGAGTCGGAGAGCAGCATATCCGAGCACTTGAGCCATGACGGGCAGCGGCAATTCCGACAGGAACTCGAGCTTGTCCTCCAATCGCCGGAGGACGTGCAGGCGACTGGCAAGCCGCGCGATCACACCCGGCGCAAGTATGACGGAAGTCGTGAGAATCGAGGCGGCAGCGGAGACGCCTGCCAGAGCGATTGCACCGTTGAAGTGCAGGCTCCCGGTCCACAGCCCCACGATGAGCGTGGCGGTTCCAGCGACAAACACGACAACGAGGTCTGCAAGCCGTGCGACCGCCGCGCTCACGGCGATTTGCGTCCTGTCACCCTCACGAATCGAAAGAGCGCGTCCCGCCAGTTCGCCGACACGTGCCGGCGTGAACATCCCGAGCGGGTACCCGCTGAGCACCGCCAGGCATGTCTCGCCGCGACCTGCCCGAGTCGCGACACGACGCAGAACCGGATACCACGTCATGGCCTCCAGCCCCAGATTGACGGGCAGCAGTAGTGCTGCCAGGATGATCCACGTCGTATCGGCCTGTCGCAACGTGGCAACAATGGTGGAGACGTCGACCCGCGTTGCTACAAACCCTATCGCAGCCGCCGCGAGCACGACTCTGAATACAGTACCAACGACCGATCTGGAATTACTGTGGGAAATGGCCGTCTGAATCAAAGTGAAACGCCATACGCTGCTTCGCAGTCGTGTCGCGTGAGCGGCGTAGCCTGTATCTTGGGAATGGCACGAATATAACTGAAACCGCCTCGTTGATGAAGATTCTTGTTGTTGGGTCCGGCGGACGCGAGCACGCTATTGTTCACGCACTGACTGCGAGTGCCGGGGTTGATGAAATCCTCGTTGCTCCCGGTAACGCAGGTACGGGAGTAGATGCGCGAAACGTGCCGGTGGCCGCTTCGGATGTCCCTGCCCTGTGCGCGCTCGTCGAAACCGAGCGTGTCGATCTAACAATCGTCGGCCCTGAACAGCCGCTTGTGGATGGCATCGTTGATCACTTCCGAGATCGAGGGCACCGGATCATA
This genomic window contains:
- a CDS encoding gamma carbonic anhydrase family protein, translated to MVEPFLGIHPRLDESNFIAPSATVIGDVTVGRESSIWFGAVLRGDVNWIRIGECSNVQDNAVVHVTNRTAPTEIGSYVTIGHQAVVHGCTVHDRVLLGIGCVILDGAEIGSDTMVGAGAVVTPMTVIPPGSLVVGVPAKVIRPLSEEEKAGIRRNAENYVRYSRIYLGLERPDRNPFYESTGVPHEFRADGLSTSGPGQRGG
- a CDS encoding methyltransferase domain-containing protein yields the protein MPDLRYRASSEEMMDDPTVSIEILEKALLELPRINRWLGGYRATLRTLDAYWRVARPTTLRVLDVGTGIGDYAVRIVEWGLLRGIDIHLTALDLNPDTIRFARRTAELNLPPAVRSRIEFTEGDALNLDWPPASFDICTSALFFHHLSEEDCASVLEQMLLLSSAGVIVNDIQRNVIAYYGILLATRVLPFSTMVRHDAPVSVRRAFHRSEIEAFGIQAGLSQPTVRWHWAFRWILTNLPQR
- a CDS encoding NAD(P)/FAD-dependent oxidoreductase; amino-acid sequence: MQYDAVVIGAGPAGSSAAIALARTGASVCLVDKDSFPRHKLCGEFLSGDGTAHLRQLDVEEGLLAAGAVPVNRCLVSSVDGVTFDASLPGKPLSISRLLFDETLIKEAERSGVTARLGMEATAVTGTLSDGFQIHVANEVLEARVVLCAFGRSSSLERKLGRTTTNADADPLVAFKAHYEGPFDSGVVELHSFRGGYCGIQRIERGLVNVCWIARASILRTAGGKPNDMIEAVFPENDLLADRLSALERVNDGFLAVSQLNFRPRTAIEGDLLFVGDSAGMIAPMCGDGMSMAISGGVHVARLVEAYLGARLDADQMKEQYRVGWRRTYRTRMWIGRYLHLGYERTSVSRMGIGLCARFPAVGDWLIRATRG
- a CDS encoding polysaccharide deacetylase family protein, which codes for MRSRRRQRLEYLIAAYGPSLAKNIHVDLIWRIECGDEPSLYLTFDDGPTRHLTPRILDVLDRYDVPATFFLLGKHLAGSPEAVKSIEDGGHRIGLHGFDHLDAWSVDLPTILADLNRGFSVLSSQVSSPLRFFRPPYGRFRKGTRRWARENELAIVMWDVMPGDFMAGVSAGKIVSRVIRRVRNGSIIVLHDSWNPHVVQNTVASLKAMLPILKDEGWRFEIL
- a CDS encoding glycosyltransferase, which codes for MLILLLVATAAYLATALMAVVLLGRKIIPRDAIGDAVLPHVAVVVAARDEEKILPVCLDALLAQDYPADRLRIVVVNDYSEDGTSGVAHEFAQRDGRIRVVDSATAGLQPGKAAALAAGIESTLAGVILTTDADCTAPSHWVRSMAQHLTRAGVGAIGGPTTVSGQSLQDKTQTIDWMLLLAVAGASSHAGRPITAMGLNMGFQRKPYDLLGGYESFSRSPTEDYELFRAIDGLPGYRSRLVVDPALLMVTQPVDTLREAFSQRRRWARGGLRASPSTYGLYILAWSANALPILLLFFEPVPALICCLMKLAGDAAVISRFARRIRTSVPWRAFIPFELFLTAYVVLMPVSLLVAPDLKWKGRRL
- a CDS encoding glycosyltransferase; this translates as MNVTAGLIILMALVALLYAAGIEWLASGTRSVLRQAGSSTWRPLVSVIIAARNEETSIESCLTSVLVNDYPDFEVIVVDDGSTDATPGIIQSIASRSSGVGNRLKLVRSNPVGRGSGKVAALARGIEESSGEVLVTLDADCLVQPGWLQSMLSFMNPRVGFVAGPVAYTRTSRFLKSIEALEFLSLISVGAGAIGIGKPLICNSANAAYRRELYQQMSDSLPPTDFAAADELLMHFVHENTPYGVAFCSSPEALVTTDGADSISGFFLQRMRWVSMVGYLPAGYRFALTAVFLFFILVFVYLLSGFWTTNLAAAALAALAVKSVMDYRAVAPVCRHFGFGRLLRVFLPAELLYIPYVLVTAPLGTLIPTKWKGRATPRQSRSAPASASDPHTQNEK
- the mutS gene encoding DNA mismatch repair protein MutS → MEPAETTQRASGHTPLMRQYFRIKERHPGAILLFRMGDFYETFDTDAVKVSQLLGITLTRRSNGKAADVPLAGFPHHALDTYLPRLVRAGERVAICEQLEDPSKTKKIVKRDVIEVVTPGVSFRDQLLEPNQSNYLASVCWSRRKDRNDVGFAFVDISTGEFGVTEVPAEQLSEMIESISPSEILVEKSFSASVEMVRNTEALVTTVDDWVLSFDYAYEVLVEHFGTHSLKGFGVDDLELGIRAAGAALHYLGETQKGAVPHIRHLSRYSSQDYMLLDPQTRRNLELVASMYGPGSEGSLIGILDRTQTPMGARLLRKWILRPLTDVSHITERLDAVDALYEREKVRSGLHIELASVGDLERLAVRASTGRASPRELSEVARALARIPAVTSLLNDVNNDAIAEICGSLDPCSDLVEHIAEVLAEDLPASAADGGVIRVGHNAELDELREMARSSKEWLARLQAREATRTGITSLKIGFNRVFGYYLEITNTHKDKVPDDYIRKQTLVNAERYITPELKEYEERILTAEERTLALETELFSQLRSHVAGHTEVLQRNAQLLARLDCLFSLAEVARQNQYAKPEIDDSLALDICEGRHPVVEQLLPLGEPFIPNDTFADPGTEQILVITGPNMAGKSVALRQVGLIVLMAQVGSFVPAKSAKIGVVDRIFTRVGASDNLAAGESTFLVEMNETANILNNATRRSLILLDEVGRGTSTFDGLSIAWALVEYLHEHEHVAARTLFATHYHELNELADKLDRVRNYRVQVKEHDGKVIFLRKLVAGGADHSYGIEVARMAGLPAELIRRARSILQTLESQHLRPGTKVELGGTDAVDSRDQDEDPRSESDRRSTEIADEVRSVDLDRMTPVEALMKLADLRDRARQS
- a CDS encoding flippase-like domain-containing protein produces the protein MIQTAISHSNSRSVVGTVFRVVLAAAAIGFVATRVDVSTIVATLRQADTTWIILAALLLPVNLGLEAMTWYPVLRRVATRAGRGETCLAVLSGYPLGMFTPARVGELAGRALSIREGDRTQIAVSAAVARLADLVVVFVAGTATLIVGLWTGSLHFNGAIALAGVSAAASILTTSVILAPGVIARLASRLHVLRRLEDKLEFLSELPLPVMAQVLGYAALRLVVYAGQFVFLSFAFSSGGHPGLTWMAVLLTLHAKSIIPPITFLDLGIREGAAAFFFGHLGLSAATGFSAALMLFVINLVLPALLGTPLISRYRLRSAAVANESSPHLVEKDK